One Erysipelothrix amsterdamensis DNA window includes the following coding sequences:
- a CDS encoding V-type ATP synthase subunit D: MLITKGNLLACKESLRLAKLGYELMDRKRVILMQELSKMMDDVKELRDVIDETYDKAYRSLQRANVSLGVIDRIANLMPVEEDIKIVYRSVMGIEIPKVTIEEKEVKIPYALSVSNSRLDEVFLQMRQVKLYTAKLAELDNGMYRLAKAIEKSRKRANALEQIVIPDLEIKIKTISDALEEKEREEFIRMKLVKKM; encoded by the coding sequence GTGTTAATTACCAAAGGAAATCTACTTGCGTGTAAAGAATCGCTACGATTAGCGAAGTTGGGCTACGAGCTAATGGATCGAAAGCGAGTAATTCTAATGCAAGAGTTGTCTAAAATGATGGATGATGTCAAAGAATTGCGTGATGTGATTGATGAAACGTATGACAAAGCATATCGATCCTTACAACGTGCTAACGTTTCTTTAGGCGTTATTGATCGCATTGCGAATTTAATGCCAGTTGAAGAAGATATCAAGATTGTTTATCGCTCCGTTATGGGAATTGAAATTCCTAAAGTTACGATTGAAGAAAAGGAAGTTAAAATTCCTTATGCACTCAGTGTGAGTAATTCAAGACTTGATGAAGTGTTTTTACAGATGCGTCAGGTTAAATTGTATACCGCTAAGCTAGCAGAGCTGGATAATGGTATGTATCGACTCGCGAAAGCTATCGAAAAAAGTCGTAAACGTGCGAATGCATTAGAACAGATTGTTATTCCAGATTTGGAAATTAAGATTAAAACAATTTCCGATGCACTTGAGGAAAAAGAGCGTGAAGAATTCATCCGCATGAAATTAGTTAAAAAAATGTAA
- a CDS encoding Rqc2 family fibronectin-binding protein, whose product MAIDGVLLNRIVRMMNEDCPVKINKITQPSNHEFMLHCFAGKKMNMFISTHPVFSRVQWTKEKPTANLDQTHLLTLMRKHLEGGIITQISQYGFDRVIEIHIEHRDNMGVIRPYRLIIELLGKYANIIIVDENNIIIDALKRISPFENTSRAIVSGSIYEYPPQFDKKSFLELASYNPDDALKNQFNGISPLLEREITFRLKTQKPEDIIKLLSESQNIYLYEQDFHIIELTHLNQSFKKEPIMEGLDLYFKDLQQKDRIKAHTGDLLKLIKRELKRSRIKLPKLYDDYDHAQDSDYLREKGDLLFAFASSLPNGHHEITVKDFEGNDVTIELDPRFNGKDNAKRYFKRYQKAKTSLFYLEEQINKTEARIHYFEQLQTQAEQATVEDAQEINDELISLGIINQKRLKKQNIKKKKKPNYLTIVYDDETTIFVGKNNIQNDYLTFKLARKEDMWFHAANTFGTHVIIKTPELDEPKIRLCAHLAAFYSKARHGSSVEVYYTQAKNIKKIPGANPGLVSVSTQKSIFIDPDESLVASYLNE is encoded by the coding sequence ATGGCTATTGATGGCGTACTGTTAAATCGAATTGTAAGGATGATGAATGAAGATTGTCCTGTAAAAATAAATAAAATTACTCAACCTTCAAATCATGAATTTATGCTTCATTGTTTTGCAGGAAAAAAAATGAATATGTTCATCTCTACACACCCTGTATTTAGTAGAGTTCAATGGACTAAAGAAAAACCGACCGCAAATCTTGATCAGACACATTTGCTAACGCTTATGCGTAAACATCTTGAAGGTGGTATTATCACACAGATAAGCCAATACGGCTTTGATCGTGTTATAGAGATTCATATCGAGCATCGTGATAACATGGGAGTCATTAGACCCTACCGTTTAATTATTGAACTTTTAGGGAAATACGCTAATATTATAATCGTTGATGAGAATAATATTATTATTGATGCACTTAAACGTATATCCCCATTTGAAAATACTTCGCGAGCAATTGTGAGTGGTAGCATTTACGAATATCCGCCACAATTTGATAAAAAATCATTTTTAGAACTCGCATCCTACAATCCCGATGATGCATTAAAAAACCAATTTAATGGAATCTCACCACTGTTAGAACGAGAAATCACCTTCCGTTTAAAAACACAAAAACCTGAAGATATCATAAAACTCCTGTCTGAGTCACAAAACATTTATCTGTATGAGCAAGATTTCCATATTATTGAACTGACTCATCTCAATCAAAGTTTTAAAAAAGAACCGATTATGGAAGGTCTTGACTTATATTTCAAAGATCTTCAACAAAAAGATCGTATCAAAGCACATACCGGTGATCTTTTAAAACTAATTAAGCGTGAATTGAAACGTAGTCGAATTAAACTTCCGAAGTTATATGATGATTACGATCATGCTCAAGACAGTGATTATTTGCGCGAAAAAGGAGATCTTCTCTTCGCATTCGCAAGTTCTTTACCCAATGGACATCATGAAATAACCGTTAAAGATTTTGAAGGTAATGATGTAACCATTGAACTCGATCCCCGATTTAATGGAAAAGACAATGCGAAACGCTATTTTAAACGCTATCAAAAAGCAAAGACAAGTTTGTTTTATCTTGAAGAACAAATCAATAAAACCGAAGCACGCATCCATTATTTTGAACAACTTCAAACTCAAGCAGAGCAAGCAACAGTTGAAGACGCCCAAGAGATTAATGATGAGCTGATATCACTAGGAATTATCAATCAAAAAAGATTGAAGAAACAAAATATTAAGAAAAAGAAAAAACCAAATTATCTTACAATTGTCTACGATGATGAAACTACAATATTTGTAGGTAAAAACAACATTCAAAACGACTACCTAACTTTCAAACTTGCTCGTAAAGAAGATATGTGGTTTCATGCAGCAAATACATTTGGAACCCATGTCATTATTAAAACTCCAGAATTGGATGAGCCTAAAATCAGACTGTGTGCACATCTTGCAGCATTCTATTCAAAAGCACGACATGGTAGCAGTGTTGAGGTCTACTACACTCAAGCAAAAAACATAAAAAAAATCCCAGGTGCTAATCCAGGACTGGTAAGTGTATCGACACAAAAGAGCATCTTTATAGATCCAGATGAATCGCTCGTTGCATCTTATTTGAATGAATAA
- a CDS encoding HAD-IIB family hydrolase — protein sequence MKNNEIFYFDVDGTLLDNTTHTVPQSTLDALYQLKEKGYLVALCTGRSLLGIHEAGVDDIFPWDGYVLSNGSLILDSKQQVISEIYFEPEFIHELIAVNKGPLLLEGSRNTLTSKANKRLLESLQHFGIPAEYPVVSYQNEKIYNLISYDIDTLSKDDYNRLIGDKNTAFDQLGNLEVIPTQGGKYNGLKTLNQHLNVSRYVGFGDGDNDVDFLKNANYSVALGNACDSAKEVADFITRDVDQDGIMYALQYHGVL from the coding sequence ATGAAAAATAACGAAATATTCTATTTTGATGTAGATGGTACGTTGTTGGATAATACCACACATACCGTTCCACAAAGCACATTGGATGCGCTGTATCAATTAAAAGAAAAAGGATACTTAGTAGCTCTATGTACTGGAAGAAGTTTATTGGGCATTCATGAAGCTGGTGTTGATGATATCTTTCCTTGGGATGGATATGTTCTTTCCAACGGCTCTCTCATTTTAGATTCGAAACAACAAGTCATTTCTGAGATCTACTTTGAACCTGAGTTTATTCATGAACTTATTGCAGTCAACAAAGGTCCATTACTTTTAGAAGGGTCCCGTAATACCCTCACAAGTAAAGCAAATAAGCGTTTATTAGAATCGCTTCAGCACTTTGGAATTCCTGCAGAGTATCCTGTCGTATCGTATCAAAATGAAAAAATTTATAATTTAATTAGTTATGATATCGACACGCTCTCAAAAGATGATTATAATAGACTTATCGGTGATAAAAACACCGCTTTTGATCAACTTGGAAATCTTGAAGTCATTCCCACACAAGGCGGAAAATATAACGGATTAAAAACCTTGAATCAACACCTCAACGTATCACGGTATGTTGGTTTTGGTGATGGCGATAATGATGTCGATTTCTTAAAAAATGCAAATTATTCAGTAGCACTTGGGAATGCTTGTGATTCCGCAAAAGAAGTTGCTGATTTTATAACTCGCGATGTTGATCAAGATGGTATTATGTACGCTTTACAATATCATGGTGTACTTTAG
- a CDS encoding V-type ATP synthase subunit B, translating into MSIFFKGLSSINGPLVAIEGVKDASFDELVELVDDDNHKRLGRIIELQGERALIQVFENTEGMSKKNMLTKLSGKPIEIGLSEEILGRSFSGSGVPIDGLGPVFTEKFSDINGRVINPVSRIYPRNYINTGVSAIDGLNTLIRGQKLPIFSGSGLSHNELAAQIVRQAKLHGDNNEDFAIVFAAMGVKHDVAAFFKQTFMEHGVMDHVTMFLNLANDPIIERILTPRFALTAAEYLAFEKNMHILVVMTDITSYCEALREYSSSKEEVPGRKGYPGYLYSDLASMYERAGCVEGSTGSLTQIPILTMPNDDISHPIADCTGYITEGQIVLDRSMTQKGIYPPINVLPSLSRLMKDGIGEGLTRGDHSSVSSQLFAAYAKVIDVRNLASVIGLDELSKADQKYLSFGKIFENYFIGQGDKTNRSVSETLDIGWHLLSLLPIHDLDRLDAKLLDDHYDNHTAVVYFKENSPELVDAVLLEGMH; encoded by the coding sequence ATGAGTATATTTTTTAAAGGATTATCGAGTATTAATGGTCCTCTTGTAGCAATTGAAGGCGTAAAAGATGCTTCGTTTGATGAACTCGTTGAGCTCGTAGACGATGATAATCATAAGCGTCTTGGCCGAATTATTGAATTGCAAGGTGAACGAGCATTAATTCAGGTTTTTGAGAATACAGAAGGCATGTCAAAGAAAAACATGTTGACGAAACTGTCAGGAAAACCAATCGAAATTGGTCTTTCTGAAGAAATATTAGGACGTAGTTTTAGTGGCTCAGGTGTACCAATCGATGGTTTAGGACCGGTTTTTACAGAAAAATTTTCTGATATCAATGGTCGTGTTATTAACCCAGTATCAAGAATCTATCCGCGAAACTACATTAATACGGGTGTTTCCGCAATCGATGGGCTTAATACACTTATTAGAGGACAAAAATTACCAATTTTTTCGGGTAGTGGATTATCACATAATGAATTGGCAGCACAAATTGTGCGTCAGGCAAAGTTACATGGCGATAATAATGAAGATTTCGCAATCGTCTTTGCGGCGATGGGTGTTAAACATGATGTTGCCGCATTCTTTAAACAAACGTTTATGGAACACGGCGTTATGGATCATGTAACCATGTTCTTAAATCTTGCTAATGACCCTATCATTGAACGTATTTTGACACCACGTTTTGCACTTACTGCAGCAGAATATCTTGCATTTGAAAAAAACATGCATATTCTCGTTGTAATGACGGATATTACTTCCTATTGTGAAGCATTGCGTGAGTACAGTTCTTCTAAGGAAGAAGTTCCAGGAAGAAAAGGGTATCCAGGATATCTCTACTCAGACCTTGCGAGCATGTATGAACGCGCAGGTTGTGTTGAAGGAAGCACAGGGTCATTAACACAAATCCCAATACTAACAATGCCAAATGATGATATATCACATCCAATTGCAGACTGTACTGGATATATTACTGAAGGTCAGATTGTATTGGATCGTAGTATGACGCAAAAAGGGATTTATCCTCCCATCAACGTCTTGCCTTCACTGTCTCGTCTTATGAAAGATGGTATTGGTGAAGGATTAACAAGAGGGGATCATTCAAGTGTTTCATCACAACTTTTTGCGGCGTATGCAAAAGTAATCGATGTTCGAAATCTTGCCTCCGTAATTGGATTGGATGAGCTGTCAAAAGCCGATCAAAAATATTTATCGTTTGGTAAGATATTTGAAAATTACTTTATTGGGCAAGGAGACAAAACGAATCGGTCCGTATCTGAAACATTGGACATCGGTTGGCATTTATTATCGCTGCTTCCAATTCACGATCTAGATCGTCTTGATGCGAAATTGCTTGATGATCATTATGATAATCATACAGCAGTGGTATATTTCAAAGAAAATAGCCCAGAACTTGTGGATGCGGTTTTATTAGAAGGAATGCATTAA
- a CDS encoding HD domain-containing protein, with the protein MLSNNQICILDNLDQNIFKMMSKDKSGHDYYHIKRVVNLTSRLISETDNEFVIKVIAYLHDVFDDKIFKTDNLELALKNLFREWDLNFEGYDDEIILGVSQIGYKGGFGIKNKIRVAQIVSDADYLDAMGAIGIARTFYYAGSKGTPLYDPTLKRIEIDSLSTYRNTERNAIEHLDEKLIKLYELLETEEAKKIGRVRHQRLLDFYQAFYDEMNESDM; encoded by the coding sequence ATGCTATCCAATAATCAAATTTGTATTTTAGATAATCTTGATCAGAACATTTTTAAAATGATGTCCAAAGACAAATCAGGTCATGATTATTACCACATAAAGCGTGTTGTGAATCTCACTTCACGCTTAATTTCTGAAACGGATAATGAGTTTGTAATTAAAGTAATTGCTTATTTACATGATGTATTTGATGATAAAATCTTCAAGACGGATAACCTTGAGTTAGCACTTAAAAATCTTTTTCGTGAATGGGATTTAAATTTTGAAGGTTATGACGATGAAATAATATTAGGCGTATCTCAAATTGGATACAAAGGCGGATTTGGAATCAAAAATAAAATTCGTGTCGCACAAATAGTATCAGATGCTGACTATCTTGATGCTATGGGTGCAATTGGTATTGCACGAACCTTCTACTATGCAGGGAGTAAGGGGACACCACTTTATGATCCGACGCTTAAAAGAATAGAAATTGATTCGCTATCAACGTATCGAAATACAGAACGCAATGCGATTGAACATCTCGATGAGAAATTAATCAAACTTTATGAGTTACTCGAAACAGAAGAGGCCAAAAAAATTGGGAGAGTGCGTCATCAACGATTACTGGACTTTTACCAAGCCTTTTATGATGAAATGAACGAATCAGATATGTAA
- the ptsP gene encoding phosphoenolpyruvate--protein phosphotransferase: protein MIKGIAASAGVSVSKVFKLQHPVLEIEKRDANPEEEIKKLQDAVIATQKDITAIKENAVGRLADEELAIFDAHLMVTQDPEFVGQIEEMIKNDSVNAEFAINEIGNMFIGMFESMDDPYFRERAADIKDVTYRMKCHACGLNIPDLTTINEEVVIVAEDLTPSDTAQLDRNFVKGFATEIGGRTSHSAIMARSLEIPTVVGSGKLLDQCEHGDEVILDALEGVIIFKPTEEEKASYSKKADDYAEHRKSLLALKDAESVSKDGRHVELAGNIGTPNDVEGVVNNGGEAVGLYRTEFLYMDASELPNEEDQFQAYKTVLENMAPGRVVVRTLDIGGDKELSYLKFPHEMNPFLGYRAIRLCLDRPDIFHVQIRALLRASVYGKLAIMFPMIATIQEFRDAKAVVEEEKKNLSKEGIAFSDDIELGMMVEIPAAAMLADQFAKEADFFSIGTNDLIQYSMAADRMNEKVSYLYQPYNPSILRLVKMTIDGAHKEGKWCGMCGEMAGDEKAIPLLLGLGLDEFSMSASSILEARRIIRDLSYEDMKELTDKALNCATTEEVLELLENAIQ from the coding sequence ATGATTAAAGGTATTGCTGCTTCAGCAGGTGTTTCAGTATCAAAGGTTTTCAAACTTCAACATCCAGTTTTAGAAATTGAAAAACGTGATGCTAACCCGGAAGAAGAAATCAAAAAATTACAAGATGCTGTTATTGCAACTCAAAAGGACATTACAGCAATTAAAGAAAATGCAGTGGGACGTCTCGCTGATGAAGAACTTGCAATTTTCGATGCTCACTTAATGGTTACTCAAGATCCAGAATTTGTGGGTCAAATCGAAGAGATGATCAAAAATGATTCTGTTAATGCAGAATTTGCAATTAATGAGATTGGTAATATGTTTATTGGTATGTTTGAAAGTATGGATGATCCTTACTTCCGTGAACGTGCGGCTGACATCAAAGATGTTACTTACCGTATGAAATGCCATGCGTGTGGACTAAATATTCCAGATTTAACAACAATCAATGAGGAAGTTGTTATTGTAGCGGAAGACTTAACACCTTCTGACACAGCTCAATTGGATCGCAATTTTGTTAAAGGATTTGCTACTGAAATTGGTGGACGTACATCACACTCAGCTATTATGGCTCGTAGTTTGGAAATTCCAACAGTTGTAGGTTCAGGTAAACTTTTAGATCAATGCGAACATGGTGATGAAGTTATTCTTGATGCTTTAGAGGGTGTAATTATTTTCAAACCTACTGAAGAAGAAAAAGCTTCATACTCTAAAAAAGCTGATGATTATGCAGAACACCGTAAGAGCCTACTTGCGCTTAAAGACGCTGAATCAGTATCGAAAGATGGTCGTCACGTTGAGCTTGCAGGGAATATTGGAACACCAAATGACGTAGAAGGTGTTGTTAATAATGGAGGAGAAGCTGTTGGTCTATATCGTACAGAATTCCTCTATATGGATGCTTCTGAATTACCAAATGAAGAAGATCAATTCCAAGCATATAAAACAGTACTTGAAAACATGGCTCCAGGTCGTGTAGTTGTTCGAACACTTGATATTGGTGGTGATAAGGAATTATCATATCTAAAATTCCCACATGAAATGAATCCATTCTTAGGTTACCGAGCAATTCGTTTATGTCTTGACCGTCCTGATATTTTCCATGTGCAAATTCGTGCACTATTACGCGCTAGCGTTTATGGTAAATTAGCAATCATGTTCCCAATGATTGCAACTATTCAAGAGTTCCGTGATGCGAAAGCAGTTGTAGAAGAAGAAAAGAAAAATCTATCAAAAGAAGGCATTGCATTCAGTGATGATATTGAACTTGGTATGATGGTTGAAATTCCTGCTGCAGCGATGCTTGCAGATCAATTTGCTAAAGAAGCAGATTTCTTCAGTATTGGTACAAATGACTTAATCCAATACTCAATGGCTGCTGACCGTATGAATGAAAAAGTATCATATCTTTACCAACCTTACAACCCATCAATTTTACGTCTTGTAAAAATGACAATCGATGGAGCTCATAAAGAGGGCAAATGGTGTGGTATGTGTGGTGAGATGGCTGGAGATGAAAAAGCAATTCCTTTACTCTTAGGACTTGGTTTGGATGAATTCTCAATGTCTGCATCATCAATTTTAGAAGCACGTCGTATTATCCGTGATTTAAGTTACGAAGATATGAAAGAACTAACAGATAAAGCTCTAAACTGTGCAACCACAGAAGAAGTGCTTGAACTATTAGAAAATGCTATCCAATAA
- the gmk gene encoding guanylate kinase, whose amino-acid sequence MRRGLLIIFSGPSGVGKGTVRKLFFDREELNLAFSISMTTRKPRNGEVDGQDYYFVTQERFNEALENNELLEHAEFVGNHYGTLLAEVDRLRDLGKNVLLEIEVQGALQVIDRVPDSLSIFLVPPSMEELKRRIEGRQTESQDVINERLEKAAKEMELMNHYRYVICNEDPQKAADSVALIIKRNIETTL is encoded by the coding sequence ATGAGACGAGGATTATTAATTATTTTTTCAGGTCCTAGTGGGGTAGGAAAAGGAACAGTTCGTAAGTTGTTTTTTGATCGTGAAGAGTTGAACTTAGCATTTTCTATTTCGATGACAACACGCAAACCAAGAAATGGCGAAGTCGATGGACAAGACTACTATTTTGTTACTCAGGAACGTTTTAATGAAGCACTTGAGAATAATGAATTACTCGAGCATGCTGAGTTTGTTGGGAATCATTATGGGACGTTGTTAGCGGAAGTTGATCGTTTGAGAGATTTAGGTAAAAATGTATTGCTTGAGATTGAGGTTCAAGGTGCGCTCCAAGTTATTGATCGCGTTCCTGATTCACTCAGTATTTTTTTAGTACCACCAAGTATGGAAGAACTCAAGCGTCGTATTGAAGGAAGACAGACGGAATCTCAAGATGTAATTAACGAACGTCTTGAAAAAGCAGCTAAGGAAATGGAATTAATGAATCATTACCGTTATGTTATTTGTAATGAAGATCCGCAAAAAGCTGCAGACTCTGTTGCTTTAATTATTAAAAGAAACATCGAAACAACTCTATAA
- a CDS encoding M48 family metallopeptidase, whose translation MKIEINRSKRKTMAILVRDGRVIVKAPINTPDTVIESFISQKKSWIEKHVQAFEPLGYHHQTMNKLRVFGVYKNVKTLEGNDFKIVESKDSIEITTPLSLSDERINQKVDDYFKKQLEIRLDSLVCLYAWRLKLKTPPFKVRRYKRLYGRCNQNHELAFNTYLYHESIPFIHYVVLHECSHIIEFNHSDRFYKVVSSVMPSYKEVIHSNKMQRAIHLDL comes from the coding sequence ATGAAAATAGAAATCAATAGAAGCAAACGTAAAACAATGGCAATCTTGGTTCGTGATGGCAGGGTAATTGTGAAGGCACCCATCAATACACCCGATACCGTTATTGAGTCATTTATAAGTCAAAAAAAATCTTGGATTGAAAAACATGTACAAGCTTTTGAACCACTAGGTTATCATCATCAAACGATGAATAAGCTTCGTGTTTTTGGCGTATACAAAAACGTGAAAACGTTGGAGGGAAACGATTTTAAGATTGTTGAGTCAAAAGATTCGATTGAAATTACGACGCCTTTATCGTTATCGGATGAACGTATCAACCAAAAGGTTGATGATTATTTTAAGAAACAGCTCGAAATACGGTTGGATTCGTTGGTGTGTTTGTATGCATGGCGATTGAAATTAAAAACGCCTCCCTTTAAAGTGAGACGTTATAAACGATTGTATGGTCGCTGTAATCAAAATCATGAGCTCGCATTTAATACATACTTATATCATGAAAGTATTCCATTTATTCATTATGTAGTTCTTCACGAATGCTCCCATATCATTGAATTTAATCATAGTGATCGATTTTATAAAGTAGTATCGTCGGTAATGCCCTCATATAAAGAAGTTATTCATTCAAATAAGATGCAACGAGCGATTCATCTGGATCTATAA
- a CDS encoding prepilin peptidase: MILLVMSYIDYKILKIPKCLINAIYIIRVVNPAPITIDNFISLLCLGFPFYFLWRYRKSIGLGDVLLIQSLCFYLGFEKSVLGIYYTSLASTILLLIQIQKRSLPDTPYPFVPIISIGFMLAL, encoded by the coding sequence ATGATCTTACTTGTCATGTCATACATTGACTATAAGATACTGAAAATACCTAAATGTCTTATAAACGCTATCTACATTATTCGAGTTGTCAATCCTGCACCAATCACGATTGATAATTTTATCAGTTTGTTATGTCTCGGATTCCCTTTTTATTTTTTATGGCGTTACCGAAAAAGTATTGGACTTGGAGATGTTCTACTCATTCAATCCCTTTGTTTTTATTTGGGATTTGAAAAAAGTGTATTGGGAATTTACTATACGTCGCTCGCATCGACAATTTTATTATTAATTCAAATTCAAAAACGTAGCTTACCTGATACCCCCTATCCTTTCGTTCCGATTATTAGCATTGGATTCATGCTCGCCCTATAA
- the priA gene encoding replication restart helicase PriA, translated as MKSLKYLEVYIEESFLNNQTLTYSDNGFNVSPGVRVMVRVRNRLMVAFVHSVKDPYETSYNVAPIDSVLDEVPILNQELDDLALWMSYAYMTPMIRCLQTILPNKLKPKSSAGTIKTERVLKLTGQLIGSDLTPKQCAFLKYLDENTPLSLKAARHYYSDYRKLIEKGFVEEFEREVTYQEQSINADYLKPTLTPDQIDALNKIEFGVASTYLLHGVTGSGKTEIYLNAAAQVLKEQKQVLIMVPEISLTPQMIQRVSERFGEDVAIYHSALNDQEKYEQYVRVQKQQVKIVIGTRSSIFMPFEHLGLIVMDEEHDSSYKQDQVPMYHTRDIAIKRSQFHNCPLVLGSASPALESYARALKGNYQLLELNDRINHRFPTVTLVDTRTALYEKQSPYLTETLLSGIQKRLSLGEQVILLLNRRGYNTLLKNAITNEVLLCEHCDVALNYHKDDQTIRCHMCGESYHQLPLVDGKPPKIIGSGVGTQRLVEELEGLFPQARIARMDADTTSKKNAHQRILNGFINHQSDILVGTQMIAKGLDVENVTLVGIVNADATLAYSDYRSVELTFNMILQAAGRSGRGQYPGEVIIQTSNPDHYAIVCAVNQKYKHFFKQEMEYRKIAGYPPYNYLISLVFLDEDALKSWQAAEDFQKLLNDQDFQILGPTELRKLQRKHRTRIILKGKNLESMINICNQALQLYRKINGTGVVVDVNPITLE; from the coding sequence GTGAAATCATTGAAATATTTAGAAGTATATATAGAAGAGAGTTTTTTAAATAATCAAACACTTACATATTCCGATAATGGTTTTAATGTTTCACCAGGAGTGAGGGTCATGGTACGAGTGCGTAATCGTCTAATGGTTGCCTTTGTTCATTCCGTAAAGGACCCCTATGAAACGAGTTATAACGTAGCACCAATTGATTCTGTGTTGGATGAAGTGCCAATTTTAAATCAAGAGTTAGATGATCTAGCATTGTGGATGAGTTATGCGTATATGACACCGATGATTCGTTGTTTGCAGACCATTCTACCGAATAAACTAAAACCTAAAAGTTCTGCGGGAACGATTAAAACGGAACGGGTTTTAAAATTAACAGGCCAGTTGATAGGGTCTGACTTGACCCCAAAACAATGTGCTTTCTTGAAATATCTGGATGAAAACACGCCTCTCTCGCTTAAAGCAGCACGACACTATTATTCAGATTATCGAAAACTCATCGAAAAGGGTTTTGTAGAGGAATTTGAACGTGAAGTTACGTATCAAGAGCAATCCATAAATGCAGACTATCTAAAACCTACTTTAACTCCAGATCAAATAGACGCACTCAATAAAATTGAATTTGGTGTGGCGAGTACTTACCTACTCCATGGTGTTACTGGAAGTGGTAAGACGGAAATATACTTAAATGCAGCGGCACAAGTGTTAAAGGAACAAAAACAAGTACTGATTATGGTTCCAGAAATTTCGTTAACACCGCAAATGATTCAAAGGGTTTCTGAACGGTTTGGGGAGGATGTCGCAATCTATCATTCTGCTTTAAACGATCAAGAAAAATATGAACAATACGTTAGAGTTCAAAAACAGCAAGTCAAAATTGTGATTGGTACACGATCTTCAATTTTTATGCCCTTTGAACACTTAGGGTTAATTGTCATGGATGAAGAACACGATTCGAGTTATAAGCAAGATCAAGTGCCCATGTATCATACGCGTGACATCGCAATAAAGCGCAGTCAATTTCATAACTGTCCATTGGTTTTGGGGAGTGCATCACCAGCATTAGAAAGTTATGCACGAGCACTCAAGGGTAATTATCAACTCTTAGAACTCAATGATCGGATTAATCATAGATTTCCAACCGTTACGCTTGTCGATACACGTACAGCACTTTATGAAAAGCAGTCTCCATACTTAACCGAAACGCTTTTATCAGGGATTCAAAAACGTCTAAGTCTGGGTGAACAAGTGATTTTACTTCTTAATCGAAGAGGGTACAATACACTTTTAAAAAATGCGATCACTAATGAGGTATTACTCTGTGAGCATTGTGATGTCGCTTTAAACTACCATAAAGATGATCAAACGATTCGTTGTCACATGTGCGGAGAAAGTTATCACCAATTACCACTTGTAGATGGTAAACCACCTAAAATAATCGGAAGTGGTGTTGGTACACAGCGCTTAGTCGAAGAGCTCGAAGGGCTCTTTCCCCAAGCACGTATTGCGAGAATGGATGCCGATACCACATCAAAGAAAAATGCACATCAACGTATCTTAAACGGTTTTATTAATCATCAATCTGACATTCTTGTTGGAACGCAGATGATTGCGAAAGGATTAGATGTGGAAAATGTAACGTTAGTAGGAATTGTGAATGCAGATGCAACCCTTGCATATTCTGATTATCGTTCGGTTGAGTTAACCTTTAATATGATCTTACAAGCCGCAGGTCGCAGTGGACGAGGACAATATCCGGGAGAGGTTATCATTCAAACAAGTAATCCGGATCATTACGCAATTGTTTGTGCAGTGAATCAAAAATATAAGCACTTCTTCAAACAAGAAATGGAATATCGAAAAATAGCAGGATATCCGCCTTATAATTACTTGATTTCTCTGGTCTTCTTAGATGAAGATGCGTTGAAATCATGGCAAGCAGCAGAAGATTTTCAAAAGTTACTGAATGATCAAGACTTTCAAATCTTAGGTCCTACCGAACTGAGAAAACTTCAACGAAAACATCGAACCCGAATTATCTTAAAAGGTAAGAACTTAGAATCAATGATTAACATCTGTAATCAAGCATTACAGTTATATCGCAAAATTAACGGAACAGGAGTTGTTGTGGACGTTAATCCCATAACATTAGAATAA